A single genomic interval of Shewanella halotolerans harbors:
- a CDS encoding IS4 family transposase — protein sequence MRDVHILHDLLKKQCPQIHQKRLNSLMVATEALLDGNQLSLTQLGRNISGAVAPKHNIKRIDRLLGNPHLHSDKFAIYQWHAKLLCVANPMPVILIDWSDVREQLRMMTLRASVSVQGRSVTLYERTFKLADYNAPRSHNAFLAELAQVLPSHVCPLIVTDAGYRNTWFREVERYGWFWLGRVRGDVGFLQANHAQWQSNKSLYPSATAKARHIGYVKLGRKSPMRCHLHLYKAAPKYRADKRSSKAGRNHTAQQSYRLGSKEPWLLATNLPTEAFSSTQVVKLYARRMQIEETFRDLKSPQYGMGLRQSRSRCPRRYDVLLLIALLAEILLWCIGLAARHLGWQRRFQANTIRDRNVLSVLRLGKEVRRRPEYSIKESHFRWAWGEFLKLVNTSGRPEL from the coding sequence ATGCGTGATGTCCATATCTTACACGATTTACTCAAAAAGCAATGCCCGCAAATACATCAAAAACGGCTTAATTCTCTGATGGTTGCTACAGAAGCGTTACTTGATGGCAATCAGTTGTCACTCACTCAGCTTGGTCGCAATATCTCTGGTGCGGTGGCGCCAAAGCACAACATCAAACGGATAGACAGGCTACTCGGCAACCCGCATCTACACTCTGATAAATTCGCTATTTATCAATGGCATGCCAAGTTACTCTGTGTTGCTAATCCCATGCCGGTAATCCTCATTGATTGGTCTGATGTCCGTGAACAATTGCGGATGATGACATTGCGAGCCTCTGTCAGTGTGCAAGGGCGCTCGGTTACCCTGTATGAGCGTACTTTCAAGCTTGCCGACTACAATGCTCCACGCAGTCATAACGCCTTCTTGGCGGAGTTGGCACAGGTGCTGCCGTCCCATGTGTGTCCACTGATTGTCACCGATGCGGGTTACCGCAATACCTGGTTTCGGGAGGTGGAACGATATGGTTGGTTTTGGCTTGGCCGTGTCCGTGGGGATGTCGGCTTTCTCCAGGCCAATCATGCCCAATGGCAGTCGAATAAGTCGCTTTATCCCTCCGCCACGGCGAAAGCCCGGCATATTGGTTACGTAAAACTGGGACGAAAATCGCCTATGCGCTGTCATTTACATCTGTACAAGGCTGCGCCGAAATATCGAGCCGACAAGCGGTCATCCAAAGCAGGACGCAATCATACGGCACAACAAAGTTACCGTCTTGGCAGTAAAGAGCCTTGGTTACTGGCAACCAACTTGCCTACGGAGGCGTTCTCGTCAACGCAGGTGGTCAAACTTTATGCCAGACGGATGCAGATAGAAGAAACCTTTCGCGACCTCAAAAGTCCCCAATACGGCATGGGACTCAGACAAAGCCGCAGTCGTTGTCCACGCCGTTATGATGTGTTGTTGCTGATAGCTTTGTTGGCAGAAATCCTGCTTTGGTGCATCGGTCTGGCAGCCAGGCATCTGGGATGGCAGCGGAGGTTTCAAGCCAATACGATACGTGACAGAAACGTGCTATCTGTGCTCCGGCTCGGCAAAGAAGTGAGACGACGTCCGGAATACTCAATCAAAGAATCGCATTTTCGCTGGGCTTGGGGTGAATTTCTTAAACTGGTTAACACCTCTGGGAGGCCCGAATTATGA
- a CDS encoding tetratricopeptide repeat protein, which translates to MEVSELSPLIESINSLSYRFTFIAGLLTLCYFTICFFSFMLWFKGDGSDRPPELEGADLLIEQARYEQLFKKCHRLLKRRPNNVEAHWYIALCYYHKSRYDKAREYFLKTKKANPHWAEGVDVYLGYMDKLEEADVAVQH; encoded by the coding sequence ATGGAAGTTTCTGAGTTATCCCCATTGATAGAATCTATAAACAGTTTGTCATATCGTTTTACCTTCATAGCCGGATTACTGACGCTTTGTTATTTTACGATATGCTTTTTCAGTTTTATGCTTTGGTTTAAAGGAGATGGTAGTGACCGTCCACCAGAATTAGAAGGGGCTGATCTACTGATCGAGCAAGCAAGGTATGAACAGCTTTTTAAAAAGTGCCATCGATTGTTAAAACGTCGCCCAAACAATGTTGAGGCTCACTGGTATATCGCTTTGTGCTATTACCACAAGTCTCGTTACGATAAGGCAAGGGAATATTTCCTTAAAACTAAAAAGGCAAATCCTCATTGGGCCGAAGGGGTAGATGTTTATTTGGGTTACATGGATAAGCTTGAAGAGGCCGATGTCGCTGTACAGCATTGA
- the pstA gene encoding phosphate ABC transporter permease PstA, translated as MGKWFKSGSPWIWMTGGAVSISLIAVLGLLLLIAWRGLSYFWPADIYQWEVVDQHGKRSTIIGEIYDKEEVPTERLISAGHKFSEDPGELVTRYLIKTGNREFVGLDFRWVLGTDILSRTTPTDVAKLERTKNGDFFGYPIAIIEDGKRLALDDVEASFEEHIERAVALSDKATTLQKREIGAVNYALENLRLKERRFELDNALTDSRKAELAAERDKLQADYKVLEKAFFDLRAEAGRDAVIVRDMRGEEVTLQLDSILGVTYSNHLGIMGKIGHWFSGVGNFVSADPREANTEGGVFPAIFGTVFMVLLMAVIVTPFGVVAAIYLHEYAKKGPITKMIRIAVINLAGVPSIVYGVFGLGFFVYMLGGSIDQLFYPEALPAPTFGSPGVIWSALTLAILTLPVVIVSTEEGLSRIPSSVRQGSLALGATKAETLWRIIIPMASPAIMTGLILAVARAAGEVAPLMLVGVVKLAPTLPIDMNFPFVHLERKFMHLGFHIYDVGFQSPNVEAARPLVYATSFLLVSVIVSLNLTAIAVRNHLREKYRSLEH; from the coding sequence ATGGGTAAGTGGTTTAAGTCGGGTTCCCCCTGGATCTGGATGACAGGTGGCGCCGTGAGTATCAGTTTGATCGCCGTGTTGGGCTTGTTGCTGTTGATCGCCTGGCGAGGATTGAGCTACTTCTGGCCGGCAGATATCTACCAGTGGGAAGTGGTGGATCAGCATGGCAAGCGCTCAACCATTATCGGTGAGATCTACGATAAGGAAGAGGTGCCAACCGAGCGCCTGATCTCTGCCGGACACAAGTTTAGCGAAGACCCAGGTGAGCTGGTAACCCGCTACCTGATCAAGACGGGTAACCGTGAGTTTGTTGGCCTGGATTTTCGTTGGGTGCTGGGGACAGATATTCTGTCGCGCACCACACCAACGGATGTGGCAAAACTCGAGCGTACTAAGAACGGTGATTTCTTCGGTTATCCCATCGCCATCATAGAAGATGGTAAGCGTCTGGCGCTAGACGATGTGGAAGCCTCGTTTGAAGAGCATATCGAGCGCGCGGTCGCCCTGAGCGACAAAGCCACCACGCTGCAAAAGCGTGAGATTGGCGCGGTTAACTATGCACTTGAAAATCTACGTCTGAAAGAGCGTCGTTTTGAACTGGACAACGCCCTGACCGACAGCCGTAAGGCAGAGCTAGCGGCGGAGCGTGACAAGCTGCAGGCCGATTACAAGGTACTCGAAAAAGCCTTCTTCGACCTGCGTGCAGAGGCGGGCCGAGATGCGGTGATCGTTCGTGACATGCGCGGCGAAGAGGTGACGTTACAGCTCGACAGTATCTTAGGTGTTACTTACTCTAACCACCTTGGCATCATGGGTAAGATTGGCCACTGGTTTAGCGGCGTGGGTAACTTCGTTAGCGCCGATCCCCGTGAGGCCAACACTGAGGGGGGGGTGTTCCCGGCAATCTTCGGTACCGTCTTCATGGTGCTGCTGATGGCGGTGATTGTGACCCCATTTGGCGTGGTTGCGGCTATTTATCTACATGAATATGCGAAGAAAGGCCCAATTACTAAGATGATCCGCATCGCAGTGATTAACCTGGCGGGTGTGCCATCGATCGTGTACGGCGTATTTGGTCTTGGCTTCTTCGTCTATATGCTGGGTGGCTCAATCGACCAACTCTTCTACCCAGAAGCATTGCCGGCACCGACATTTGGTTCACCCGGGGTGATCTGGTCGGCGCTGACCCTGGCTATCCTGACCCTGCCTGTGGTGATCGTCTCGACCGAAGAGGGTCTGAGCCGTATTCCTAGCTCTGTCCGTCAAGGTAGCCTGGCACTGGGCGCGACCAAGGCAGAGACCCTGTGGCGCATCATCATCCCTATGGCGAGCCCGGCGATCATGACAGGGCTTATTCTGGCGGTTGCCCGCGCAGCCGGTGAGGTAGCGCCATTGATGCTGGTGGGTGTAGTGAAGCTGGCACCGACCCTGCCGATCGATATGAACTTTCCCTTCGTGCACCTGGAGCGTAAGTTCATGCACCTAGGTTTCCATATTTATGATGTGGGCTTCCAGAGCCCCAACGTTGAGGCGGCGCGTCCCTTGGTTTACGCGACCTCCTTCCTGTTAGTGTCAGTGATCGTGAGTCTTAACCTGACCGCCATCGCCGTGCGTAATCACCTGCGTGAGAAGTATCGCTCGCTGGAACACTAA
- the pstB gene encoding phosphate ABC transporter ATP-binding protein PstB, with translation MISIDQSVMKTETLDLNNLSSEQTALEIRNLDLKYGDKQALFDVSMKIPKKKVTAFIGPSGCGKSTLLRCINRMNDLVDNCNIDGEILLHGQNIYDKKVDVASLRRNVGMVFQRPNPFPKSIYENVVYGLRLQGINNRRQLDEAAERSLRGAAIWDEVKDRLHDNAFGLSGGQQQRLVIARAIAIEPEVLLLDEPTSALDPISTLTIEELITELKAKYTVVIVTHNMQQAARVSDQTAFMYMGELVEYADTNTIFTTPKKKKTEDYITGRYG, from the coding sequence ATGATTTCGATAGATCAGTCGGTAATGAAAACAGAGACTTTAGACTTAAATAATTTAAGCAGCGAGCAGACCGCACTTGAGATCCGTAACTTAGATCTAAAATATGGCGACAAGCAGGCCCTGTTTGACGTGTCGATGAAGATCCCTAAGAAGAAGGTGACCGCCTTCATCGGCCCCAGTGGTTGTGGTAAGTCAACCTTGTTGCGCTGCATCAACCGCATGAACGATCTGGTGGATAACTGTAATATCGACGGTGAGATCCTGCTGCACGGCCAAAACATCTACGACAAGAAGGTAGATGTGGCATCCTTGCGCCGCAACGTCGGCATGGTGTTCCAGCGTCCAAACCCTTTCCCTAAGTCTATCTATGAGAACGTGGTTTACGGCCTGCGCCTGCAGGGCATCAACAACCGTCGTCAGCTGGATGAAGCCGCCGAGCGTTCACTGCGCGGCGCCGCGATTTGGGATGAGGTGAAAGATCGTCTGCATGACAACGCCTTCGGTCTGTCTGGTGGTCAGCAGCAGCGTCTGGTGATTGCCCGCGCCATCGCCATCGAACCCGAAGTCTTGCTGCTCGATGAGCCGACCTCGGCACTGGATCCTATCTCGACCCTGACCATCGAAGAGCTGATCACTGAGCTGAAGGCTAAATATACCGTGGTGATCGTGACCCACAACATGCAACAGGCGGCGCGTGTCTCGGATCAGACCGCCTTCATGTACATGGGTGAGCTGGTGGAATATGCCGACACTAACACCATCTTCACCACGCCGAAGAAGAAAAAGACCGAAGATTACATCACGGGTCGTTACGGTTAA
- the phoU gene encoding phosphate signaling complex protein PhoU, with product MENINLNKHISGQFNAELDDIRNRVLAMGGLVERQLEQALDALGNLDADLAQKVIDGDHSVNGMEVSIDEECTRIIAKRQPAASDLRLIIAISKTIADLERIGDACVKIAAAALDKRLKNQQPLLVSIEHMGRHATRTLHSTLDALARMDADVAIELHKEDSKLDSEYEGIIRQLMTYMMEDPRSIPEVLDVLWAARAVERVGDRCQNICEYIIYYVKGKDVRHTSYEEMKQI from the coding sequence ATGGAAAACATAAACTTAAATAAACATATCTCGGGTCAGTTTAATGCCGAGCTCGACGATATTCGTAACCGCGTATTGGCGATGGGTGGCCTGGTTGAGCGTCAACTGGAGCAGGCCCTGGACGCCTTAGGTAACCTGGATGCCGATCTGGCGCAGAAGGTGATTGACGGTGACCACAGCGTCAATGGTATGGAGGTCTCTATCGATGAGGAGTGTACCCGTATCATTGCCAAGCGTCAGCCTGCCGCTAGCGACTTGCGTCTGATCATCGCCATCTCTAAGACGATTGCCGACCTTGAACGTATCGGCGATGCCTGTGTGAAGATCGCCGCCGCTGCGCTGGATAAGCGTCTCAAGAACCAGCAACCACTGCTGGTGAGCATAGAGCATATGGGCCGTCATGCGACCCGTACTCTGCATTCGACCCTGGACGCGCTGGCGCGTATGGACGCTGACGTGGCCATCGAGCTGCATAAGGAAGATAGCAAGCTAGATAGCGAATACGAGGGTATTATCCGCCAGCTGATGACCTATATGATGGAAGATCCTCGCTCTATCCCAGAAGTGCTCGACGTACTCTGGGCGGCGCGCGCCGTAGAGCGCGTGGGCGACAGATGCCAGAACATCTGCGAATACATCATCTACTATGTTAAGGGTAAGGACGTACGTCACACCTCTTATGAAGAGATGAAGCAGATCTAA